A single Bifidobacterium asteroides DNA region contains:
- the sufU gene encoding Fe-S cluster assembly sulfur transfer protein SufU produces MADFGMDDEELEQMYQEVILDAARDPHGRVGDQADGGEDPDGDGVTMRVEHEACLAAESHQFNPTCGDQATIHVEVAPGEQGGPDLIQRIVWQGSGCSISQASLSIMVDLVQGQTVDHAMDLAADFRQLMESRGAGIEDEKKQDALGDAMVFQGVSKYPMRIKCALLGWEGMKASVAQALSAGREGDKGEKEEQA; encoded by the coding sequence ATGGCGGATTTCGGGATGGATGACGAAGAACTGGAGCAGATGTACCAGGAGGTGATCCTGGATGCAGCCCGGGATCCTCACGGGCGTGTAGGGGATCAGGCTGATGGGGGAGAAGACCCTGATGGCGACGGCGTGACCATGAGGGTGGAGCACGAGGCCTGCCTGGCTGCCGAGTCCCACCAGTTCAATCCCACCTGCGGGGATCAGGCCACCATTCATGTGGAGGTGGCGCCCGGCGAGCAGGGCGGTCCCGACCTCATCCAGCGGATCGTCTGGCAGGGTTCGGGTTGTTCAATCAGCCAAGCCAGCCTGTCCATCATGGTGGATCTGGTCCAGGGACAGACCGTTGACCATGCCATGGATCTGGCTGCAGACTTCCGCCAGCTTATGGAATCGCGGGGAGCTGGAATCGAGGACGAGAAGAAGCAGGACGCTCTCGGTGATGCCATGGTCTTCCAGGGCGTGTCCAAGTATCCTATGCGAATCAAGTGCGCCCTACTGGGCTGGGAGGGCATGAAGGCCTCGGTGGCTCAGGCCCTGTCAGCTGGGCGAGAGGGCGACAAAGGTGAGAAGGAGGAGCAGGCATGA
- a CDS encoding metal-sulfur cluster assembly factor: protein MSGNTNLVPEPQDSILASVGRAISDPGTAQALASNPLGAETVLKSAEGGSMRQVDGQADKKSDSAKSDDQRANTANSEVSLEGPSADQGSSAQNPASASAANGEKAADQNAADAEAAAEEAIPLKAVDDIGRATAEDVREALHQVIDPELGIDVVDLGLVYGIEIDELGRAIITMTLTTPACPLTDLIEDQCASVLAGLVEEFRIDWTWSPRWTLDMITPEGREQLAAIGFNFENMPTYQ from the coding sequence ATGAGCGGCAATACGAATCTGGTGCCCGAGCCCCAGGACTCCATCCTGGCCTCGGTGGGCAGGGCCATCAGCGATCCCGGCACGGCACAGGCCCTGGCCAGCAATCCCCTGGGCGCGGAAACGGTGCTGAAGTCGGCCGAGGGTGGTTCCATGCGTCAGGTCGATGGCCAGGCTGACAAGAAGTCCGATTCGGCCAAGTCTGACGATCAGCGTGCTAACACAGCTAACTCTGAAGTCTCCCTTGAAGGCCCGTCAGCGGACCAAGGCTCGAGTGCCCAAAACCCGGCCAGTGCGTCGGCCGCCAATGGTGAGAAGGCTGCGGACCAGAATGCCGCTGATGCTGAGGCCGCCGCTGAGGAGGCCATCCCTCTCAAGGCCGTCGACGACATCGGCCGGGCCACTGCTGAGGATGTCAGGGAGGCCCTGCACCAGGTCATCGATCCCGAGCTGGGCATTGACGTGGTCGATCTGGGATTGGTCTATGGCATCGAAATCGACGAACTGGGCAGGGCCATCATCACCATGACCCTGACCACGCCGGCCTGCCCGCTGACTGACCTGATTGAAGACCAGTGCGCCAGCGTCTTGGCGGGCCTGGTCGAGGAGTTCCGCATCGACTGGACCTGGTCGCCGCGCTGGACCCTGGATATGATCACCCCTGAGGGTCGCGAGCAGCTGGCCGCCATCGGCTTCAACTTCGAGAACATGCCCACCTATCAGTGA